A genomic stretch from Spiroplasma endosymbiont of Clivina fossor includes:
- a CDS encoding helix-turn-helix domain-containing protein gives MKFKKNNQISDKNFLRLTGIKHTTFNKMLEILKIEELKKRFRRGRTNKLSLENRILMTLEYWREYRTYFHIAKSYDISESSCYRNIKWIEDALIKHPNFQQLTGQKSLLKDYFKDKTVIIDVTESQIQRPKKDKNSTTQEKRKNTQ, from the coding sequence ATGAAATTTAAAAAAAATAATCAAATAAGTGATAAAAATTTTTTAAGATTAACTGGTATTAAACATACTACTTTTAATAAAATGCTAGAAATTTTAAAAATAGAAGAATTAAAAAAGAGATTTCGTCGCGGAAGAACCAATAAATTATCATTAGAAAATCGTATTTTAATGACTTTAGAATATTGAAGAGAATATAGAACTTATTTTCATATTGCAAAAAGTTATGATATTAGTGAAAGTAGTTGTTATAGAAATATCAAATGAATTGAAGACGCTTTAATAAAACACCCTAATTTTCAACAACTTACTGGTCAAAAATCACTATTAAAAGATTATTTCAAAGATAAGACTGTTATAATTGATGTAACTGAAAGCCAAATCCAACGCCCAAAAAAAGACAAAAACAGCACTACTCAGGAAAAAAGAAAAAACACACAATAA
- a CDS encoding transposase family protein gives MKTQVIIEKDSKKIISSDFSYGKNHDFKILKDSKIKFLPETTVLVDLGYQGIQKINHNVLIPKRKSKKNPLNKEEKQNNERISKMRIVIENVFAILKKFKIISEKYRNRRKRFALRFNLIASIYNLQLLV, from the coding sequence ATAAAAACACAAGTTATAATTGAAAAAGATAGTAAAAAAATTATTAGTTCTGATTTTTCTTATGGTAAAAACCATGACTTTAAAATTTTAAAAGATTCAAAAATTAAATTTTTACCAGAAACAACTGTTTTAGTGGATTTAGGTTATCAAGGCATACAAAAAATTAATCATAATGTTTTAATTCCTAAAAGAAAATCAAAGAAAAACCCTTTAAATAAAGAAGAAAAGCAAAATAATGAGCGAATTTCAAAAATGAGAATTGTTATTGAAAATGTTTTTGCTATACTTAAAAAATTTAAAATTATTAGTGAAAAATATCGAAATCGTAGAAAAAGATTTGCTTTAAGATTTAATTTAATAGCTTCAATTTATAATTTACAACTATTAGTTTAA